The Zalophus californianus isolate mZalCal1 chromosome X, mZalCal1.pri.v2, whole genome shotgun sequence genome window below encodes:
- the LOC113930951 gene encoding nuclear RNA export factor 2-like isoform X1 — protein MVRQGSCRDATPHTPYSTRRDKRRVKRQREGHIHITVWRERKTLRREMGENTQDGTPGSWFKITIPYGRKYDKTWLMNSIQSHCSVPFTPVDFHYVKNQARFFVQDAGTASALKDVSYKIWDEKNRKISIFVNPSTVPYSVRYKLEPEEMEQLKLTINKRYDVSQQALDLQSLRFDPDLVGHDIDMILNRRNCMAATLQIIEENHPELLSLNLSNNKLYGLDGLSDIIQMVPTVRILNLSKNELNLVWELNKMKGLDLEELWLEGNPLCDTFPDQPTYISAIKDCFPKLLRLHPGPPPWSPLPTSSSLLQDGQELSPPVITDTDTPCLIKPCKESYKGSDALKSLVLQFLQQYYLIYDSGDRRGLLDAYHEEACFSLAIPSSPEDPALSSLCEYFKESRNMKKPKEPSLCVQPLKHTKHNIVGSLCVLPKTQHDLSSFLVDMWFQTEKVLCFSVNGVFKEVEGKSQGSVRAFTRTFIATPASNSSLCIVNDELFVRDATPTETQSAFSNQEPTLTPSSVPTLSQEQQKMVHAFSTQSGMKLEWSQKCLQDNEWNYTRAGQVFTMLKNEGKIPEEAFKQIT, from the exons ATGGTGAGACAGGGATCGTGCCGAGATGCAACCCCTCA CACTCCCTATAGCACCCGGCGTGACAAGAGGAGAGTGAAAAGGCAAAGGGAGGGCCATATCCATATTactgtgtggagagagagaaaaactctgAGGAGAGAAATGGGGGAGAACACACAAGATGGAACCCCAGGGAGCTGGTTCAAGATCACC ATTCCCTATGGGAGAAAGTATGATAAGACATGGCTAATGAATTCAATCCAGAGCCATTGCAGTGTCCCCTTCACTCCAGTGGAT TTTCACTACGTGAAAAACCAGGCTCGGTTCTTTGTCCAGGATGCTGGCACTGCCTCCGCATTGAAGGATGTCAGCTACAAGATTTGGGATGAGAAGAACCGAAAG ATATCTATCTTTGTCAATCCTTCTACTGTACCCTACTCTGTGCGGTATAAGTTGGAGCCAGAAGAAATGGAGCAGCTAAAG CTGACCATAAACAAACGCTATGACGTCTCCCAGCAAGCTCTTGACCTCCAGAGTCTCCGCTTTGACCCAG ACTTGGTGGGCCATGATATAGATATGATCCTGAATCGAAGAAACTGCATGGCTGCCACCTTGCAGATCATTGAAGAGAATCATCCCGAG CTCTTGTCCTTGAACTTGAGCAACAACAAACTGTACGGGCTGGATGGCCTGTCTGACATTATACAGATGGTCCCCACAGTCAGGATCCTGAACCTCTCCAAAAATGAG CTGAACTTGGTGTGGGAGTTAAACAAGATGAAAGGGCTGGATCTTGAAGAGCTTTGGCTAGAAGGGAACCCCTTGTGTGACACCTTTCCAGACCAGCCCACCTACATAAG TGCCATCAAGGATTGTTTTCCTAAGTTGTTACGCCTG CATCCAGGGCCACCTCCCTGGTCTCCACTGCCgacttcttcttcccttctccaggATGGCCAGGAGTTATCACCACCAGTTATCACTGATACTGACACACCCTGCTTGATAAAGCCCTGCAAG GAAAGCTACAAAGGATCTGATGCCCTGAAGAGTCTAGTCCTGCAATTCCTGCAGCA GTACTATTTGATCTACGATTCTGGAGACCGTCGGGGTCTCCTCGATGCCTACCATgaagaggcctgcttctccctggccaTTCCCTCCAGCCCCGAGGACCCAGCCCT AAGCAGCTTGTGCGAGTACTTCAAGGAAAGCAGGAATATGAAGAAGCCCAAGGAACCCT CCCTGTGTGTTCAGCCGCTGAAGCATACAAAACATAACATCGTGGGCTCCCTCTGTGTGCTGCCCAAAACACAGCATGACCTCAGCTCCTTCTTGGTGGACATGTGGTTCCAGACG GAGAAGGTGCTCTGCTTCTCTGTTAACGGGGTGTTCAAGGAAG TGGAGGGAAAGTCTCAGGGCTCTGTTCGTGCCTTCACCCGGACCTTCATCGCTACCCCTGCCAGCAATTCCAG TCTATGCATCGTGAATGATGAGCTGTTTGTGAGAGATGCCACCCCCACGGAGACTCAGAGTGCATTCTCCAACCAAGAGCCTACACTGACCCCCAGCTCCGTGCCCACCCTCTCCCAGGAGCAGCAGAAAATGGTGCATGCTTTCTCCACTCAGTCTGGGATGAAACTCGAGTGGTCTCAGAA
- the LOC113930951 gene encoding nuclear RNA export factor 2-like isoform X3 → MVRQGSCRDATPHTPYSTRRDKRRVKRQREGHIHITVWRERKTLRREMGENTQDGTPGSWFKITIPYGRKYDKTWLMNSIQSHCSVPFTPVDFHYVKNQARFFVQDAGTASALKDVSYKIWDEKNRKISIFVNPSTVPYSVRYKLEPEEMEQLKLTINKRYDVSQQALDLQSLRFDPDLVGHDIDMILNRRNCMAATLQIIEENHPELLSLNLSNNKLYGLDGLSDIIQMVPTVRILNLSKNELNLVWELNKMKGLDLEELWLEGNPLCDTFPDQPTYISAIKDCFPKLLRLDGQELSPPVITDTDTPCLIKPCKESYKGSDALKSLVLQFLQQYYLIYDSGDRRGLLDAYHEEACFSLAIPSSPEDPALSSLCEYFKESRNMKKPKEPSLCVQPLKHTKHNIVGSLCVLPKTQHDLSSFLVDMWFQTEKVLCFSVNGVFKEVEGKSQGSVRAFTRTFIATPASNSSLCIVNDELFVRDATPTETQSAFSNQEPTLTPSSVPTLSQEQQKMVHAFSTQSGMKLEWSQKCLQDNEWNYTRAGQVFTMLKNEGKIPEEAFKQIT, encoded by the exons ATGGTGAGACAGGGATCGTGCCGAGATGCAACCCCTCA CACTCCCTATAGCACCCGGCGTGACAAGAGGAGAGTGAAAAGGCAAAGGGAGGGCCATATCCATATTactgtgtggagagagagaaaaactctgAGGAGAGAAATGGGGGAGAACACACAAGATGGAACCCCAGGGAGCTGGTTCAAGATCACC ATTCCCTATGGGAGAAAGTATGATAAGACATGGCTAATGAATTCAATCCAGAGCCATTGCAGTGTCCCCTTCACTCCAGTGGAT TTTCACTACGTGAAAAACCAGGCTCGGTTCTTTGTCCAGGATGCTGGCACTGCCTCCGCATTGAAGGATGTCAGCTACAAGATTTGGGATGAGAAGAACCGAAAG ATATCTATCTTTGTCAATCCTTCTACTGTACCCTACTCTGTGCGGTATAAGTTGGAGCCAGAAGAAATGGAGCAGCTAAAG CTGACCATAAACAAACGCTATGACGTCTCCCAGCAAGCTCTTGACCTCCAGAGTCTCCGCTTTGACCCAG ACTTGGTGGGCCATGATATAGATATGATCCTGAATCGAAGAAACTGCATGGCTGCCACCTTGCAGATCATTGAAGAGAATCATCCCGAG CTCTTGTCCTTGAACTTGAGCAACAACAAACTGTACGGGCTGGATGGCCTGTCTGACATTATACAGATGGTCCCCACAGTCAGGATCCTGAACCTCTCCAAAAATGAG CTGAACTTGGTGTGGGAGTTAAACAAGATGAAAGGGCTGGATCTTGAAGAGCTTTGGCTAGAAGGGAACCCCTTGTGTGACACCTTTCCAGACCAGCCCACCTACATAAG TGCCATCAAGGATTGTTTTCCTAAGTTGTTACGCCTG gATGGCCAGGAGTTATCACCACCAGTTATCACTGATACTGACACACCCTGCTTGATAAAGCCCTGCAAG GAAAGCTACAAAGGATCTGATGCCCTGAAGAGTCTAGTCCTGCAATTCCTGCAGCA GTACTATTTGATCTACGATTCTGGAGACCGTCGGGGTCTCCTCGATGCCTACCATgaagaggcctgcttctccctggccaTTCCCTCCAGCCCCGAGGACCCAGCCCT AAGCAGCTTGTGCGAGTACTTCAAGGAAAGCAGGAATATGAAGAAGCCCAAGGAACCCT CCCTGTGTGTTCAGCCGCTGAAGCATACAAAACATAACATCGTGGGCTCCCTCTGTGTGCTGCCCAAAACACAGCATGACCTCAGCTCCTTCTTGGTGGACATGTGGTTCCAGACG GAGAAGGTGCTCTGCTTCTCTGTTAACGGGGTGTTCAAGGAAG TGGAGGGAAAGTCTCAGGGCTCTGTTCGTGCCTTCACCCGGACCTTCATCGCTACCCCTGCCAGCAATTCCAG TCTATGCATCGTGAATGATGAGCTGTTTGTGAGAGATGCCACCCCCACGGAGACTCAGAGTGCATTCTCCAACCAAGAGCCTACACTGACCCCCAGCTCCGTGCCCACCCTCTCCCAGGAGCAGCAGAAAATGGTGCATGCTTTCTCCACTCAGTCTGGGATGAAACTCGAGTGGTCTCAGAA
- the LOC113930951 gene encoding nuclear RNA export factor 2-like isoform X4, producing MVRQGSCRDATPHTPYSTRRDKRRVKRQREGHIHITVWRERKTLRREMGENTQDGTPGSWFKITIPYGRKYDKTWLMNSIQSHCSVPFTPVDFHYVKNQARFFVQDAGTASALKDVSYKIWDEKNRKISIFVNPSTVPYSVRYKLEPEEMEQLKLTINKRYDVSQQALDLQSLRFDPDLVGHDIDMILNRRNCMAATLQIIEENHPELLSLNLSNNKLYGLDGLSDIIQMVPTVRILNLSKNELNLVWELNKMKGLDLEELWLEGNPLCDTFPDQPTYISAIKDCFPKLLRLHPGPPPWSPLPTSSSLLQDGQELSPPVITDTDTPCLIKPCKESYKGSDALKSLVLQFLQQYYLIYDSGDRRGLLDAYHEEACFSLAIPSSPEDPALSSLCEYFKESRNMKKPKEPSLCVQPLKHTKHNIVGSLCVLPKTQHDLSSFLVDMWFQTWRESLRALFVPSPGPSSLPLPAIPVYAS from the exons ATGGTGAGACAGGGATCGTGCCGAGATGCAACCCCTCA CACTCCCTATAGCACCCGGCGTGACAAGAGGAGAGTGAAAAGGCAAAGGGAGGGCCATATCCATATTactgtgtggagagagagaaaaactctgAGGAGAGAAATGGGGGAGAACACACAAGATGGAACCCCAGGGAGCTGGTTCAAGATCACC ATTCCCTATGGGAGAAAGTATGATAAGACATGGCTAATGAATTCAATCCAGAGCCATTGCAGTGTCCCCTTCACTCCAGTGGAT TTTCACTACGTGAAAAACCAGGCTCGGTTCTTTGTCCAGGATGCTGGCACTGCCTCCGCATTGAAGGATGTCAGCTACAAGATTTGGGATGAGAAGAACCGAAAG ATATCTATCTTTGTCAATCCTTCTACTGTACCCTACTCTGTGCGGTATAAGTTGGAGCCAGAAGAAATGGAGCAGCTAAAG CTGACCATAAACAAACGCTATGACGTCTCCCAGCAAGCTCTTGACCTCCAGAGTCTCCGCTTTGACCCAG ACTTGGTGGGCCATGATATAGATATGATCCTGAATCGAAGAAACTGCATGGCTGCCACCTTGCAGATCATTGAAGAGAATCATCCCGAG CTCTTGTCCTTGAACTTGAGCAACAACAAACTGTACGGGCTGGATGGCCTGTCTGACATTATACAGATGGTCCCCACAGTCAGGATCCTGAACCTCTCCAAAAATGAG CTGAACTTGGTGTGGGAGTTAAACAAGATGAAAGGGCTGGATCTTGAAGAGCTTTGGCTAGAAGGGAACCCCTTGTGTGACACCTTTCCAGACCAGCCCACCTACATAAG TGCCATCAAGGATTGTTTTCCTAAGTTGTTACGCCTG CATCCAGGGCCACCTCCCTGGTCTCCACTGCCgacttcttcttcccttctccaggATGGCCAGGAGTTATCACCACCAGTTATCACTGATACTGACACACCCTGCTTGATAAAGCCCTGCAAG GAAAGCTACAAAGGATCTGATGCCCTGAAGAGTCTAGTCCTGCAATTCCTGCAGCA GTACTATTTGATCTACGATTCTGGAGACCGTCGGGGTCTCCTCGATGCCTACCATgaagaggcctgcttctccctggccaTTCCCTCCAGCCCCGAGGACCCAGCCCT AAGCAGCTTGTGCGAGTACTTCAAGGAAAGCAGGAATATGAAGAAGCCCAAGGAACCCT CCCTGTGTGTTCAGCCGCTGAAGCATACAAAACATAACATCGTGGGCTCCCTCTGTGTGCTGCCCAAAACACAGCATGACCTCAGCTCCTTCTTGGTGGACATGTGGTTCCAGACG TGGAGGGAAAGTCTCAGGGCTCTGTTCGTGCCTTCACCCGGACCTTCATCGCTACCCCTGCCAGCAATTCCAG TCTATGCATCGTGA
- the LOC113930951 gene encoding nuclear RNA export factor 2-like isoform X2, whose translation MVRQGSCRDATPHTPYSTRRDKRRVKRQREGHIHITVWRERKTLRREMGENTQDGTPGSWFKITIPYGRKYDKTWLMNSIQSHCSVPFTPVDDAGTASALKDVSYKIWDEKNRKISIFVNPSTVPYSVRYKLEPEEMEQLKLTINKRYDVSQQALDLQSLRFDPDLVGHDIDMILNRRNCMAATLQIIEENHPELLSLNLSNNKLYGLDGLSDIIQMVPTVRILNLSKNELNLVWELNKMKGLDLEELWLEGNPLCDTFPDQPTYISAIKDCFPKLLRLHPGPPPWSPLPTSSSLLQDGQELSPPVITDTDTPCLIKPCKESYKGSDALKSLVLQFLQQYYLIYDSGDRRGLLDAYHEEACFSLAIPSSPEDPALSSLCEYFKESRNMKKPKEPSLCVQPLKHTKHNIVGSLCVLPKTQHDLSSFLVDMWFQTEKVLCFSVNGVFKEVEGKSQGSVRAFTRTFIATPASNSSLCIVNDELFVRDATPTETQSAFSNQEPTLTPSSVPTLSQEQQKMVHAFSTQSGMKLEWSQKCLQDNEWNYTRAGQVFTMLKNEGKIPEEAFKQIT comes from the exons ATGGTGAGACAGGGATCGTGCCGAGATGCAACCCCTCA CACTCCCTATAGCACCCGGCGTGACAAGAGGAGAGTGAAAAGGCAAAGGGAGGGCCATATCCATATTactgtgtggagagagagaaaaactctgAGGAGAGAAATGGGGGAGAACACACAAGATGGAACCCCAGGGAGCTGGTTCAAGATCACC ATTCCCTATGGGAGAAAGTATGATAAGACATGGCTAATGAATTCAATCCAGAGCCATTGCAGTGTCCCCTTCACTCCAGTGGAT GATGCTGGCACTGCCTCCGCATTGAAGGATGTCAGCTACAAGATTTGGGATGAGAAGAACCGAAAG ATATCTATCTTTGTCAATCCTTCTACTGTACCCTACTCTGTGCGGTATAAGTTGGAGCCAGAAGAAATGGAGCAGCTAAAG CTGACCATAAACAAACGCTATGACGTCTCCCAGCAAGCTCTTGACCTCCAGAGTCTCCGCTTTGACCCAG ACTTGGTGGGCCATGATATAGATATGATCCTGAATCGAAGAAACTGCATGGCTGCCACCTTGCAGATCATTGAAGAGAATCATCCCGAG CTCTTGTCCTTGAACTTGAGCAACAACAAACTGTACGGGCTGGATGGCCTGTCTGACATTATACAGATGGTCCCCACAGTCAGGATCCTGAACCTCTCCAAAAATGAG CTGAACTTGGTGTGGGAGTTAAACAAGATGAAAGGGCTGGATCTTGAAGAGCTTTGGCTAGAAGGGAACCCCTTGTGTGACACCTTTCCAGACCAGCCCACCTACATAAG TGCCATCAAGGATTGTTTTCCTAAGTTGTTACGCCTG CATCCAGGGCCACCTCCCTGGTCTCCACTGCCgacttcttcttcccttctccaggATGGCCAGGAGTTATCACCACCAGTTATCACTGATACTGACACACCCTGCTTGATAAAGCCCTGCAAG GAAAGCTACAAAGGATCTGATGCCCTGAAGAGTCTAGTCCTGCAATTCCTGCAGCA GTACTATTTGATCTACGATTCTGGAGACCGTCGGGGTCTCCTCGATGCCTACCATgaagaggcctgcttctccctggccaTTCCCTCCAGCCCCGAGGACCCAGCCCT AAGCAGCTTGTGCGAGTACTTCAAGGAAAGCAGGAATATGAAGAAGCCCAAGGAACCCT CCCTGTGTGTTCAGCCGCTGAAGCATACAAAACATAACATCGTGGGCTCCCTCTGTGTGCTGCCCAAAACACAGCATGACCTCAGCTCCTTCTTGGTGGACATGTGGTTCCAGACG GAGAAGGTGCTCTGCTTCTCTGTTAACGGGGTGTTCAAGGAAG TGGAGGGAAAGTCTCAGGGCTCTGTTCGTGCCTTCACCCGGACCTTCATCGCTACCCCTGCCAGCAATTCCAG TCTATGCATCGTGAATGATGAGCTGTTTGTGAGAGATGCCACCCCCACGGAGACTCAGAGTGCATTCTCCAACCAAGAGCCTACACTGACCCCCAGCTCCGTGCCCACCCTCTCCCAGGAGCAGCAGAAAATGGTGCATGCTTTCTCCACTCAGTCTGGGATGAAACTCGAGTGGTCTCAGAA